From one Streptomyces sp. Q6 genomic stretch:
- a CDS encoding dynamin family protein → MTAEDLTRHVSDAAGLRALIEEHPPASLAAPEARAALVRARDALRDAEESARSPFGIGLVGEMSAGKSLLLGVLLGLPELLPVGDEAVTGNVTVVQARPAPRGGRSRQTSVQVEYFDEAQAVEYLRHLRDALADQSAAAGLDADLVGKLRGIHLDTPDCTPLLAFRDTHLGGAIGASLSGVLDELALVSAALDNARRSGRRLFGTSAVLDAQLAGAAVVLPGPAGLSAPDPRLEGGGLSAEMLRATMPLVRRVVREVEVDRGVWDVTPFPGGELRLIDFPGLNSAFSAVRDGYVCGVELRTVHTVLILLKTTSGATDTPERLRRMWLAAQRDDGLQGSVLAAVSRFHELPVTEDLLKPWLDDADRSTSRERLLERVPVLGELLAGAERLVAQGRGDRIVFTSAMRALHVSGQLREVGPGFVSSRHLGTQLPLANARAAVWRTVGDRLTAAGVGGALGGMLTAFADDGGIGRLRDALLDHVGEHGVALRLAQLDGRRREAREALRALCDALTSGGGAKADADAQTRVSTQLFALNTVWRDVRARAATELLDARGLTLPRDSTDTQERTLFEELEADVADRVFAWESWRRLLDAVRDAHVDPRSLPDDRPPPLTSDDLFAEFRDTCRDIQSRNGPRLLAALEQWLVGHQHRLVAIAGELGAILTPDAFARLKSATPAETDLLLDQLRRATTLGWMRDGAEKAVREQLPDDSGDLRLRARFPLRLGQVLPWHPDSNAAAYARHQTTVARYRRDMAAMVLHESLARLADAQRAVSACLVSQVHAFLDEMSRGDVTKALVRAVAGEGAQARSSTGFAEELRALARTSVYWWERDTGPLAARLGDTGTATSFEAVLHVGGA, encoded by the coding sequence ATGACCGCCGAGGATCTGACGCGCCATGTGTCCGACGCGGCAGGGCTGCGCGCACTCATCGAGGAACATCCGCCCGCCTCACTCGCCGCCCCGGAGGCCCGGGCCGCGCTCGTCCGGGCCCGCGACGCGCTGCGGGACGCGGAGGAGAGCGCCCGGTCGCCGTTCGGGATCGGCCTCGTCGGTGAGATGAGCGCGGGCAAGTCGCTGCTGCTCGGCGTCCTCCTCGGGCTGCCCGAGCTTCTGCCCGTCGGCGACGAGGCCGTCACCGGCAACGTCACCGTCGTCCAGGCCAGGCCCGCTCCCCGGGGCGGCCGCTCGCGCCAGACGTCCGTCCAGGTCGAGTACTTCGACGAGGCGCAGGCCGTCGAGTACCTGCGGCACCTGCGCGACGCGCTCGCCGACCAGTCCGCGGCCGCCGGGCTCGACGCCGACCTCGTCGGCAAGCTCCGCGGCATCCACCTCGACACCCCGGACTGCACCCCGCTCCTCGCCTTCCGCGACACCCACCTCGGCGGCGCCATCGGCGCGTCGCTCTCCGGCGTCCTCGACGAACTCGCCCTGGTCTCGGCTGCGTTGGACAACGCCCGCCGCTCGGGAAGGCGCCTGTTCGGCACCTCCGCCGTGCTCGACGCCCAGCTCGCCGGAGCCGCCGTCGTACTGCCGGGACCGGCCGGACTCAGCGCCCCCGACCCCCGGCTCGAAGGCGGCGGACTCAGCGCGGAGATGCTGCGCGCCACCATGCCGCTGGTGCGGCGCGTCGTCCGCGAGGTCGAGGTCGACCGCGGCGTGTGGGACGTCACCCCGTTCCCCGGCGGCGAACTCCGCCTGATCGACTTCCCGGGACTCAACAGCGCCTTCAGCGCCGTACGCGACGGATACGTGTGCGGCGTCGAACTGCGCACCGTGCACACCGTCCTCATCCTGCTCAAGACCACCAGCGGCGCCACCGACACGCCCGAGCGGCTGCGCCGGATGTGGCTCGCCGCCCAGCGCGACGACGGGCTCCAGGGCTCGGTGCTCGCCGCCGTCAGCCGATTCCACGAACTGCCGGTCACCGAAGACCTGTTGAAGCCCTGGCTCGACGACGCAGACCGGTCGACGAGCCGCGAACGGCTCCTGGAGCGGGTCCCCGTCCTCGGCGAGCTGCTCGCGGGCGCCGAGCGCCTCGTCGCCCAGGGCCGCGGCGACCGCATCGTGTTCACCTCCGCCATGCGCGCCCTGCACGTCTCCGGACAACTGCGTGAGGTCGGACCCGGCTTCGTCAGCTCCCGCCACCTGGGCACCCAGCTCCCGCTCGCCAACGCGCGGGCCGCGGTCTGGCGCACCGTCGGCGACCGCCTGACGGCCGCGGGCGTCGGCGGCGCGCTCGGCGGCATGCTCACCGCGTTCGCCGACGACGGGGGCATCGGCCGGCTGCGCGACGCGCTGCTCGACCACGTCGGCGAACACGGCGTCGCCCTGCGTCTCGCCCAGCTCGACGGGCGGCGCCGCGAGGCCCGCGAAGCGCTCCGCGCACTCTGCGACGCGCTGACCTCCGGCGGCGGCGCGAAGGCCGACGCCGACGCCCAGACCCGGGTCAGCACCCAGCTCTTCGCCCTCAACACCGTATGGCGCGACGTCCGCGCCCGCGCCGCGACCGAACTGCTCGACGCCCGCGGGCTCACCCTGCCCCGTGACTCCACCGACACCCAGGAGCGCACCCTCTTCGAAGAGCTGGAGGCCGACGTCGCCGACCGGGTGTTCGCCTGGGAGTCGTGGCGGCGCCTGCTCGACGCCGTCCGCGACGCCCACGTCGACCCGCGCAGCCTGCCCGACGACCGACCGCCGCCCCTCACCTCGGACGACCTGTTCGCCGAGTTCCGCGACACCTGCCGCGACATCCAGTCCCGCAACGGGCCCCGGCTCCTCGCCGCCCTGGAACAGTGGCTCGTCGGCCACCAGCACCGGCTCGTCGCCATCGCCGGTGAACTCGGCGCCATCCTGACCCCGGACGCCTTCGCCCGGCTGAAGTCCGCGACACCCGCCGAGACCGACCTCCTCCTCGACCAGCTGCGACGGGCCACCACGCTCGGCTGGATGCGCGACGGCGCGGAGAAGGCGGTCCGCGAACAGCTCCCCGACGACAGCGGCGACCTGCGACTGCGCGCCCGCTTCCCGCTGCGCCTCGGCCAGGTGCTGCCCTGGCACCCCGACAGCAACGCCGCCGCGTACGCCCGGCACCAGACCACCGTGGCCCGCTACCGCAGGGACATGGCCGCCATGGTCCTGCACGAGTCGCTGGCCCGGCTCGCCGACGCCCAGCGCGCCGTGAGCGCCTGCCTCGTCTCCCAGGTCCACGCCTTCCTCGACGAGATGAGCCGGGGCGACGTCACCAAGGCCCTGGTGCGCGCCGTGGCCGGCGAGGGCGCGCAGGCCCGGAGCTCCACCGGGTTCGCCGAGGAACTGCGGGCCCTCGCCCGTACCTCCGTCTACTGGTGGGAGCGCGACACCGGGCCCCTGGCCGCCCGGCTCGGCGACACCGGGACCGCCACCAGCTTCGAGGCCGTGCTCCATGTCGGAGGTGCGTGA
- a CDS encoding serine hydrolase domain-containing protein, translated as MTDSTTLTDVLAPHVTKGPVPGAVGLVARGDRVEVAAVGHTDAEGTAPMARDSIFRIASLTKPITAAAVMMLIEEGRLALDAPIAHWLPELASPNVVREPAGPVEDVVPANRPITVEDLLTFRAGWGFSSDFSLPAMQALFPLMDPHAPQRLPEPDTWLAALAGVPLLHQPGEAYLYNTCSDIQGVLIARASGTPLPQFFAERIFEPLGMRDTGFEVTAAQRDRFTSSYVPTADGGARRVDTPDGQWSSLPAFPSGAGGLVSTADDWWAFARMLLDGGGTLLSADSVRLMTTDHLTDQQRGASELFTQGQGWGFGGSVDVEPRDPWQIPGRYGWVGGTGTAAHLIPSTGAVTVLLTQYAMSGPAPQRIMRDFWAYGADALR; from the coding sequence ATGACCGACAGCACCACGCTCACCGACGTTCTGGCTCCGCACGTGACGAAAGGGCCGGTGCCGGGCGCCGTGGGCCTGGTGGCCCGCGGCGACCGGGTCGAGGTGGCGGCCGTCGGGCACACCGACGCGGAGGGCACCGCGCCGATGGCCCGCGACTCGATCTTCCGCATCGCCTCCCTCACCAAGCCGATCACGGCCGCGGCCGTGATGATGCTCATCGAGGAGGGCAGGCTCGCCCTCGACGCACCGATCGCGCACTGGCTGCCCGAACTGGCGTCGCCGAACGTGGTGCGCGAGCCGGCCGGGCCGGTCGAGGACGTGGTGCCCGCGAACCGGCCGATCACGGTCGAGGACCTGCTCACGTTCCGGGCGGGCTGGGGGTTCTCCTCGGACTTCTCGCTGCCCGCCATGCAGGCGCTGTTCCCGCTGATGGACCCGCACGCGCCGCAGCGCCTGCCGGAGCCGGACACCTGGCTCGCGGCGCTGGCCGGCGTCCCGCTGCTGCACCAGCCGGGCGAGGCCTACCTGTACAACACCTGCTCCGACATCCAGGGCGTCCTGATCGCGCGGGCCTCGGGCACCCCGCTCCCGCAGTTCTTCGCCGAGCGGATCTTCGAGCCGCTCGGCATGCGCGACACCGGCTTCGAAGTGACGGCCGCCCAGCGCGACCGCTTCACCAGCTCGTACGTGCCCACGGCCGACGGTGGCGCCCGGCGCGTCGACACCCCGGACGGCCAGTGGAGCAGCCTGCCCGCGTTCCCCTCCGGCGCGGGCGGGCTGGTCTCCACGGCGGACGACTGGTGGGCGTTCGCCCGGATGCTGCTCGACGGCGGCGGCACGCTCCTGTCCGCCGATTCGGTCCGCCTGATGACCACCGACCACCTCACCGACCAGCAGCGCGGGGCGAGCGAGCTGTTCACCCAGGGGCAGGGCTGGGGCTTCGGCGGCTCCGTCGACGTCGAGCCGCGCGACCCCTGGCAGATCCCGGGCCGCTACGGCTGGGTCGGCGGCACCGGCACGGCCGCGCACCTGATCCCGTCGACCGGGGCCGTGACGGTGCTGCTCACCCAGTACGCGATGAGCGGTCCGGCGCCGCAGCGGATCATGCGGGACTTCTGGGCGTACGGGGCCGACGCCCTGCGGTAG
- a CDS encoding NHLP bacteriocin export ABC transporter permease/ATPase subunit, protein MTYEPYERQEQYAQHVPQQRYGQQEGYEEAYAQPPFGSPHAGDQVVAAFGGLGAPLDCAGVRSLPLEGPQVLWLVTDGALDLFAVDVYAQGHWNFLGRLEPGTLLLGPVEGTRHTLVGRPLAGCALRRIPLRELPYTPGARPSADGSYDMAWSLLEEAFALGVGRGQRVLFEAPFSDHGGRAADPELLGDDDVLWPQLSPGSVQYGSAYAADAAADLLVDGALWQRMVNQQHRLLSTLDRWIERLESAHEDRAAAGIRAGEAVREQADRTLLASIGTRRRRERPADAGVDATYAACTVVARAAGIRLVEPRHGGPVSDRIDPVEQIAVASRIRTRPVRLSGDWWRQDSGPLVGFRAASGAPVALLWRRGGYEAVNAAGDRRSRVDEDNAEDFEERAVMLYRPLPEGELTPRGLLRFSVRALGGDIRRLLLAGLVTVGLGALVPVATGQVLGRYVPNAETGPITQMSLAIIVSGVVSAVFMLVQNMSVLRIEGRVESVLQPAVWDRLLRLPTRFFASRSTGELASAAMGISAIRRLLSGVGPVVVQSVTIGAMNLVLLLVYSVPLALAALGLLVLVAGVFLTLGLMELRWQRRLVKLGNKLNNQAFQTLRGLPKLRVAGAESFAYGAWAKEFAQSRELQRRAGRIKNVTTVLNAVYLPLCSLVMFMLLAGPARGSLSAAAFLTFNTAVTMLLTSVTQLTGALISAAAVLPMYEQIKPVLDAEPEVRGAATQPGELTGALEARGVSFRYTDDGPLVLDDVSVSIGPGEFVAVVGESGCGKSTLLRLLIGFDAPTYGSVLYDGQDLSALDQAAVRRQCGVVLQNAQPLTGSILDCICGAESFTQEEAMAAAEMAGLAEDIKRMPMGLHTMIAGGGAISGGQRQRLMIAQALIRRPRILFFDEATSALDNETQRIVIDSTRALRATRVVIAHRLSTVLDADRVVVMSQGRVVQQGSPAELLADAGGRLHELVRRQMA, encoded by the coding sequence ATGACCTACGAACCGTACGAGCGGCAGGAGCAGTACGCACAGCACGTGCCGCAGCAGCGGTACGGGCAGCAGGAGGGGTACGAAGAGGCGTACGCGCAGCCCCCGTTCGGCTCGCCGCACGCGGGCGACCAGGTCGTCGCCGCGTTCGGCGGGCTCGGCGCGCCGCTCGACTGCGCGGGAGTGCGCAGCCTGCCATTGGAGGGCCCGCAGGTGCTGTGGCTCGTCACGGACGGCGCCCTCGACCTGTTCGCGGTGGACGTGTACGCGCAGGGGCACTGGAACTTCCTGGGGCGCCTGGAGCCGGGCACGCTGCTGCTCGGCCCGGTCGAGGGCACCCGGCACACCCTGGTCGGGCGGCCGCTGGCGGGCTGTGCCCTGCGTCGTATCCCGCTGCGCGAGCTGCCGTACACGCCCGGCGCCCGGCCCTCGGCCGACGGCTCGTACGACATGGCGTGGAGTCTGCTGGAGGAGGCGTTCGCGCTCGGTGTGGGGCGCGGGCAGCGGGTCCTCTTCGAGGCCCCCTTCAGCGATCACGGCGGGCGGGCCGCGGACCCGGAGCTCCTCGGCGACGACGACGTGCTGTGGCCCCAACTCTCCCCGGGCAGCGTGCAGTACGGGTCCGCGTACGCCGCCGACGCGGCCGCCGATCTGCTGGTCGACGGGGCCCTGTGGCAGCGCATGGTGAACCAGCAGCACCGGCTCCTGTCGACGCTCGACCGGTGGATCGAGCGTCTGGAGAGCGCGCACGAGGACCGGGCCGCGGCCGGGATCCGGGCGGGTGAGGCGGTGCGCGAGCAGGCCGACCGGACGCTGCTCGCCTCGATCGGTACGCGGCGGCGGCGCGAGCGGCCCGCCGACGCGGGCGTCGACGCGACGTACGCGGCGTGCACGGTGGTGGCGCGGGCCGCCGGGATCCGGCTCGTCGAGCCGCGGCACGGCGGCCCGGTGAGCGACCGGATCGACCCGGTCGAGCAGATCGCGGTCGCGTCCCGGATCCGTACCCGTCCGGTGCGGTTGAGCGGCGACTGGTGGCGTCAGGACTCGGGGCCGCTGGTCGGCTTCCGCGCGGCGTCCGGGGCGCCCGTCGCGCTGCTGTGGCGGCGCGGCGGCTACGAGGCGGTGAACGCGGCGGGCGACCGGCGCAGCCGGGTCGACGAGGACAACGCGGAGGACTTCGAGGAGCGGGCCGTGATGCTCTACCGGCCGCTGCCCGAGGGAGAGTTGACGCCGCGCGGTCTGCTGCGGTTCAGCGTGCGCGCGCTGGGTGGTGACATCCGGCGGCTGCTCCTCGCGGGCCTGGTGACGGTGGGGCTCGGCGCGCTGGTGCCGGTCGCCACCGGACAGGTGCTCGGCCGGTACGTACCGAACGCCGAGACGGGCCCGATCACCCAGATGTCGCTGGCGATCATCGTCTCCGGTGTCGTGTCGGCGGTGTTCATGCTGGTGCAGAACATGTCGGTGCTGCGCATCGAGGGCCGCGTCGAGTCCGTGCTCCAACCCGCCGTCTGGGACCGCCTGTTGCGGCTCCCCACACGATTCTTCGCGTCCCGCTCGACGGGTGAGCTGGCGAGTGCGGCGATGGGCATCAGCGCGATCCGCCGTCTCCTGTCGGGGGTCGGCCCGGTGGTCGTGCAGTCGGTGACGATCGGCGCGATGAACCTGGTGCTACTGCTGGTGTACAGCGTGCCGCTGGCGCTGGCGGCGCTCGGCCTGCTGGTGCTCGTCGCGGGTGTCTTCCTCACCCTCGGCCTGATGGAACTGCGCTGGCAGCGCCGACTGGTAAAGCTCGGCAACAAGCTCAACAACCAGGCGTTCCAGACGCTGCGCGGGCTGCCGAAGCTGCGGGTCGCCGGGGCGGAGTCGTTCGCGTACGGGGCGTGGGCGAAGGAGTTCGCGCAGAGCAGGGAGCTCCAGCGGCGGGCGGGCCGCATCAAGAACGTGACGACGGTCCTCAACGCCGTCTACCTGCCGCTGTGTTCGCTGGTGATGTTCATGCTGCTCGCGGGGCCGGCGCGCGGGTCCCTGTCGGCGGCCGCGTTCCTGACGTTCAACACGGCGGTGACGATGCTCCTGACCTCGGTGACGCAGCTGACCGGCGCGCTGATCTCGGCGGCGGCGGTGCTCCCGATGTACGAGCAGATCAAGCCGGTGCTCGACGCGGAGCCCGAGGTGCGCGGCGCGGCGACCCAGCCCGGCGAGCTGACCGGGGCGTTGGAGGCGCGCGGCGTCTCCTTCCGCTACACGGACGACGGACCGCTCGTCCTCGACGACGTGTCCGTGTCCATCGGGCCCGGCGAGTTCGTGGCGGTCGTCGGCGAGAGCGGCTGCGGCAAGTCGACGCTGCTTCGGCTGCTCATCGGCTTCGACGCACCGACGTACGGCAGTGTCCTCTACGACGGCCAGGACCTCTCGGCGCTCGACCAGGCGGCGGTACGCCGCCAGTGCGGTGTCGTACTCCAGAACGCGCAGCCGCTGACCGGCTCGATCCTCGACTGCATCTGCGGCGCCGAGTCGTTCACGCAGGAGGAGGCGATGGCCGCCGCCGAGATGGCGGGCCTGGCCGAGGACATCAAGCGGATGCCGATGGGACTGCACACGATGATCGCGGGCGGCGGCGCGATCTCGGGCGGCCAGCGCCAGCGCCTGATGATCGCGCAGGCGCTGATCAGGCGCCCGCGCATCCTCTTCTTCGACGAGGCGACGAGCGCGCTCGACAACGAGACGCAGCGCATCGTGATCGACAGCACCCGGGCGCTCCGGGCGACCCGCGTCGTGATCGCCCACCGGCTGTCGACGGTCCTCGACGCGGACCGGGTCGTCGTGATGTCCCAGGGCCGCGTCGTGCAACAGGGCTCCCCGGCCGAGCTGCTGGCGGACGCGGGCGGGCGGCTGCACGAGCTGGTGCGGCGGCAGATGGCGTGA
- a CDS encoding peroxidase family protein: protein MADTERYAQYERYEGGSAEAERLVFQRLAGEIMRVQVANRRASGAAGYERAFHAKAALGVENARLRFLDDLPPALTSGFAKAGAEYPATVRLSNASGVRGPDGAPDLHGVAVRVQVTGDESHDLLATSFPVSHARNAREFVAFAKAMAGARTPLQKAVGLFVKLPLAVGLGTASRMRRNVQAATRHTVNSLARETYWSRGAILWGEAGPVRYLLRPAVGGGAEPRPDRGDPNFLHTELAQRLSRGDVTFDLCVQRYVDERRTPVEDGSVEWKEAVSPPLPVARLTVPAQDITTAEARSAARRVEELTFNPWFTSEDFRPLGNLNRARKVAYEASAAQRQGTRFTSQEPLRNRVLGVPVGLAFRALNRYVPWHRLPLDASLLNLVFLRKALRRLNLIDTDVPEAPPRTQSVPVPVDERLRTSRSYDGTYNDLSAPKMGAVGAAFGRNLAPVYRPDLFDTPNPVTVSRRLLTRESFVPATSLNVLAAAWIQFQVHDWVNHRRYPEGGKTVEVPLPPGGGTWVNHPNGPEENVMRFAENEGVEPPGDRPPILFGNTASHWWDGSEVYGGDERTAKSLREPDGGARLLLDAGHIPVDRTGIPITGFKDNWWMGLSAMHTLFAREHNTVCDALRAEYPSMSEERIYHTARLVVSALIAKIHTVEWTPAILATKAIDVGLRTNWDGPPRNWLNQLGLWLLESHSLTGIPKTLPDHHGAPYSLTEDFVTVYRMHPLIPDDYELREHHFGQRLETVGFHDIQGTAAESQIRKTGLANTLYSFGIAHPGAITLHNYPKSLTRFQREGEIIDLSVVDLVRTRRRGVPRYNDFRAGLHKERIRRFEDLTREPETLARLKDVYRTVDEIDTVVGLFAENPPTGFGFSDTAFRIFILMATRRLQSDRFLNVDYRPEIYTPLGIDWVEKGGMKSVVLRHCPDLAGLLPREASAFAPWRPVPPTENGASHADS from the coding sequence ATGGCCGACACCGAACGGTACGCACAGTACGAGCGGTACGAGGGCGGCAGCGCCGAGGCCGAGCGCCTCGTCTTCCAGCGCCTCGCCGGCGAGATCATGCGGGTCCAGGTCGCGAACCGCCGGGCGAGCGGCGCCGCGGGCTACGAACGCGCCTTCCACGCGAAGGCGGCGCTCGGCGTCGAGAACGCCCGACTCCGCTTCCTCGATGATCTGCCACCCGCCCTGACCAGCGGCTTCGCCAAGGCCGGCGCCGAGTACCCGGCGACCGTACGGCTCTCCAACGCGAGCGGTGTGCGCGGCCCCGACGGCGCGCCCGACCTGCACGGGGTGGCCGTGCGGGTGCAGGTCACCGGCGACGAGAGCCACGATCTGCTGGCGACCTCGTTCCCGGTGTCGCACGCCCGCAACGCCCGCGAGTTCGTGGCGTTCGCCAAGGCCATGGCCGGCGCGCGCACTCCGTTGCAGAAGGCCGTCGGCCTGTTCGTGAAACTGCCCCTCGCCGTGGGCCTCGGCACCGCGAGCCGGATGCGGCGCAATGTGCAGGCGGCGACCCGGCACACCGTCAACAGCCTGGCCCGCGAGACGTACTGGAGCCGCGGCGCGATCCTGTGGGGCGAGGCGGGGCCGGTCCGCTACCTGCTGCGCCCGGCCGTCGGCGGCGGCGCCGAGCCGCGTCCCGACCGCGGCGACCCGAACTTCCTGCACACCGAGCTCGCCCAGCGCCTGTCCCGTGGCGACGTCACCTTCGACCTGTGCGTGCAGCGGTACGTCGACGAGCGCCGCACGCCCGTCGAGGACGGCTCCGTCGAGTGGAAGGAAGCGGTCTCGCCGCCGCTGCCGGTGGCCCGGCTGACCGTCCCCGCGCAGGACATCACGACGGCGGAGGCCCGCTCGGCGGCCCGCCGCGTCGAGGAGCTGACGTTCAACCCCTGGTTCACCTCGGAGGACTTCAGGCCGCTCGGCAACCTCAACCGGGCCCGCAAGGTCGCGTACGAGGCGAGCGCCGCGCAGCGCCAGGGCACCCGGTTCACCTCGCAGGAACCGCTGCGCAACCGGGTCCTCGGGGTGCCGGTCGGGCTCGCCTTCCGCGCCCTGAACCGGTATGTCCCCTGGCACCGGCTGCCGTTGGACGCGAGCCTGCTCAACCTCGTGTTCCTGCGGAAGGCGCTGCGCCGCCTCAACCTCATCGACACGGACGTGCCCGAGGCGCCGCCGAGGACGCAGTCCGTGCCGGTCCCGGTGGACGAGCGGCTGCGCACCTCACGCTCGTACGACGGGACCTACAACGACCTGTCGGCGCCGAAGATGGGCGCGGTCGGGGCCGCGTTCGGCCGCAACCTCGCACCCGTGTACCGCCCCGACCTCTTCGACACCCCGAACCCGGTGACGGTCAGCCGCCGGCTCCTCACCCGGGAGAGCTTCGTCCCGGCGACGTCCCTCAACGTCCTGGCCGCCGCGTGGATCCAGTTCCAGGTGCACGACTGGGTCAACCACCGCCGCTACCCCGAGGGCGGCAAGACGGTCGAGGTACCGCTGCCGCCCGGCGGCGGCACGTGGGTCAACCACCCGAACGGGCCGGAAGAGAACGTGATGCGGTTCGCCGAGAACGAAGGCGTCGAACCGCCCGGCGACCGGCCGCCGATCCTCTTCGGGAACACCGCCTCGCACTGGTGGGACGGCTCCGAGGTGTACGGCGGCGACGAGCGGACGGCGAAGTCGCTGCGCGAACCCGACGGCGGGGCACGGCTGTTGCTCGACGCGGGCCACATCCCCGTCGACCGTACGGGCATTCCGATCACCGGGTTCAAGGACAACTGGTGGATGGGCCTCAGCGCGATGCACACGCTGTTCGCGCGGGAGCACAACACGGTGTGCGACGCGCTGCGCGCCGAGTACCCGTCGATGAGCGAGGAACGGATCTACCACACGGCGCGGCTCGTCGTGTCGGCGCTCATCGCGAAGATCCATACGGTGGAGTGGACCCCGGCGATCCTCGCGACGAAGGCGATCGACGTCGGCCTGCGCACCAACTGGGATGGCCCGCCGCGCAATTGGCTGAACCAGCTGGGGCTGTGGCTCCTGGAGTCGCATTCGCTGACCGGCATCCCGAAGACGCTGCCCGACCACCACGGCGCCCCGTACTCGCTCACCGAGGACTTCGTCACGGTGTACCGGATGCACCCGCTGATCCCCGACGACTACGAGCTGCGCGAGCACCACTTCGGGCAGCGGCTGGAGACCGTCGGCTTCCACGACATCCAGGGCACGGCCGCCGAGAGCCAGATCCGCAAGACGGGCCTCGCCAACACGCTCTACTCGTTCGGCATCGCGCACCCGGGCGCGATCACGCTGCACAACTACCCGAAGTCGCTGACGCGCTTCCAGCGCGAGGGCGAGATCATCGACCTGTCGGTGGTCGACCTGGTGCGCACCCGGCGCCGTGGCGTGCCGCGCTACAACGACTTCCGCGCGGGGCTGCACAAGGAGCGCATCCGCCGCTTCGAGGACCTGACGCGGGAGCCCGAGACGCTGGCGCGCCTGAAGGACGTGTACCGGACCGTCGACGAGATCGACACGGTCGTCGGCCTGTTCGCGGAGAACCCGCCGACCGGCTTCGGCTTCTCCGACACGGCGTTCCGCATCTTCATCCTGATGGCGACGCGACGGCTCCAGAGCGACCGCTTCCTCAACGTCGACTACCGCCCGGAGATCTACACGCCGCTCGGTATCGACTGGGTGGAGAAGGGCGGCATGAAGTCCGTCGTGCTGCGGCACTGCCCGGACCTCGCGGGTCTGCTGCCGCGCGAGGCGAGCGCGTTCGCGCCGTGGCGGCCGGTGCCGCCGACCGAGAACGGGGCCTCCCATGCCGACAGTTGA
- a CDS encoding lipase family protein, whose product MRDTTVHGPTFAELRPLKEATFVESGRATFPVYPDLAERLLDDKAHPDPDGVLPHVMAVCSAYAYAGFGQESDAGTVAMIATRLGLESNRIRVFEQRVDALYVASAAYLIQDEDRRIAILCYRGTQPEDIISILTDADVRPDTLSVDLDGVRHSVHAGFYRNMRATRYLVLQALERAVRGESVDPKERGVRGGGLEALYITGHSLGAAMAALMAVTLVHEPRYAHLARRLRAVYTFGQPLIGGPEFARACERATDSNGTHVLRDRVLRYIHDRDVVPALPPRPVGPYAPFGREFHYRRPRRGLDAVFAAAADTAAEAVALPGDVLGGANPLDRLRRVAALPARVRQEGWVERHDPARPYAQMDSLAGLAVVAPLAFFATRLALTRSIPFRYSFEDHGPAHYVNTLAPQGVLSEYGDVR is encoded by the coding sequence ATGCGCGACACCACCGTGCACGGACCCACGTTCGCCGAGCTGCGACCCCTGAAGGAGGCGACCTTCGTCGAGTCGGGCCGGGCGACCTTCCCCGTCTACCCCGACCTGGCCGAACGGCTCCTGGACGACAAGGCCCACCCCGACCCGGACGGCGTCCTTCCGCACGTCATGGCGGTCTGCTCGGCCTACGCGTACGCGGGATTCGGGCAGGAGAGCGACGCCGGGACCGTCGCCATGATCGCCACACGGCTCGGCCTGGAGTCCAATCGGATCCGCGTCTTCGAGCAGCGCGTGGACGCCCTGTACGTCGCCTCGGCGGCCTACCTCATCCAGGACGAGGACCGCAGGATCGCCATCCTGTGCTACCGCGGCACCCAGCCCGAGGACATCATCAGCATCCTCACCGACGCCGACGTACGCCCCGACACCCTCAGTGTCGACCTCGACGGCGTCCGCCACTCCGTCCACGCGGGCTTCTACCGCAACATGCGCGCCACCCGCTACCTCGTCCTCCAGGCCCTGGAACGCGCGGTGCGCGGCGAGTCCGTCGACCCGAAGGAGCGGGGCGTACGGGGCGGAGGACTCGAAGCGCTCTACATCACCGGGCACAGCCTCGGCGCGGCGATGGCGGCCCTGATGGCCGTCACCCTCGTGCACGAACCGCGCTACGCGCACCTCGCCCGCAGGCTGCGCGCCGTCTACACCTTCGGTCAACCCCTGATCGGCGGACCGGAGTTCGCCCGTGCCTGCGAGCGGGCCACCGACAGCAACGGCACCCATGTGCTGCGCGACCGCGTCCTGCGCTACATCCACGACCGTGACGTCGTCCCCGCGCTGCCGCCCCGGCCGGTCGGCCCGTACGCCCCGTTCGGCCGCGAGTTCCACTACCGCAGGCCGCGCCGGGGCCTGGACGCGGTGTTCGCGGCGGCGGCCGACACGGCGGCGGAGGCCGTGGCCCTCCCCGGTGACGTGCTCGGCGGCGCGAACCCGCTCGACCGGCTGCGCCGCGTCGCGGCCCTCCCGGCCCGGGTCCGCCAGGAGGGCTGGGTGGAGCGCCACGACCCGGCGCGGCCCTACGCCCAGATGGACAGCCTCGCCGGACTCGCGGTGGTGGCCCCGCTCGCCTTCTTCGCGACGCGCCTGGCCCTGACCCGCTCGATCCCGTTCCGCTACTCCTTCGAGGACCACGGGCCGGCGCACTACGTCAACACGCTCGCTCCGCAGGGCGTGCTGAGCGAGTACGGGGACGTCAGGTAG